A DNA window from Drosophila virilis strain 15010-1051.87 chromosome 4, Dvir_AGI_RSII-ME, whole genome shotgun sequence contains the following coding sequences:
- the LOC6635767 gene encoding uncharacterized protein, translated as MPFKPEISYEPDVKVWSGKYEAPYFSPDLSVGEITFNEMRRHPQLIAQISVSENTTLTREELFLNSQRIASYMRNLDLHQSDVVGIIARNTTHISAVVYACIFNGIAFHSLNVNYVPGTIEKLFSITEPKLIFCDGDEYEKVKTATAKLNVKLITMRNHKPGSISIQDLLATPIEKDFAPVRLERGNDQTMAILCSSGTTGVPKAVPNSSTHKFFTTTNYLTSADVQYCHSTLDWVTGLTTTIASGVHSTLRIINAEMFDGSLLLSQIEKYKITWLLIAPSHLAVLANCPEFEKTKIDSLKHLLYGGMCCSLEVQERFRKRVNPGVLQFAFGFTELGSSNGTLNKHYDEKPNSAGRVLPGNKLKIVNDQGEALDPNEVGEVCFHACQYWDGYYKNPEESRIVRDKEGWFHTGDTGYVDSDGFLFISGRKKDMLKFQNIMYYPSEIEDVITNMPGVAEVCVFGVYSDTNMYDAAASVVPKRGAQITAEDVIKYVQDNVEANYLQLHGGCLIVTDIKRSPNGKTNREATKVHFLQQLNKSK; from the exons ATGCCTTTCAAGCCAGAGATCAGCTACGAGCCGGACGTAAAGGTCTGGAGTGGCAAGTATGAGGCGCCCTACTTCTCGCCCGATCTGTCCGTGGGCGAGATCACATTCAACGAGATGAGGCGTCATCCACAGCTGATTGCTCAG ATCTCGGTTTCGGAAAATACGACGCTGACCCGTGAGGAGCTCTTCCTGAATTCCCAGCGCATCGCCAGCTACATGCGCAACCTGGATCTGCATCAGTCAGATGTTGTGGGCATTATAGCCAGAAATACGACGCATATATCCGCTGTGGTCTACGCCTGTATCTTCAATGGCATCGCCTTCCATTCGCTCAATGTTAACTATGTGCCGGGCACCATTGAGAAGCTTTTCTCTATAACCGAGCCCAAGCTCATCTTCTGCGATGGCGATGAGTACGAGAAGGTCAAGACCGCGACAGCCAAGTTGAACGTGAAGCTGATTACCATGCGCAACCACAAGCCGGGCTCAATTAGCATTCAGGATTTGTTAGCTACGCCCATTGAGAAGGACTTTGCACCTGTTCGCCTGGAACGCGGCAACGATCAGACTATGGCCATTCTCTGCTCCTCAGGCACCACGGGTGTGCCCAAGGCTGTGCCCAATTCGAGCACCCACAAGTTCTTCACGACCACCAA CTATTTGACCTCCGCGGACGTACAATACTGTCACAGCACCTTGGACTGGGTCACCGGCCTGACTACAACCATAGCCAGTGGAGTGCACAGCACGTTGCGCATCATTAATGCCGAGATGTTTGACGGTTCGCTTCTGCTGAGCCAGATCGAGAAGTACAAGATCACCTGGCTGCTGATCGCGCCCTCCCACTTGGCCGTGCTGGCCAATTGTCCTGAATTTGAGAAGACCAAGATAGACAGTCTGAAGCATCTGCTATATGGCGGCATGTGCTGCTCTCTGGAGGTACAGGAGCGCTTCCGCAAGCGTGTCAATCCCGGCGTATTGCAATTCGCCTTTGGCTTCACAGAGCTCGGCTCTTCGAATGGCACCCTGAACAAGCACTACGACGAGAAGCCCAATTCGGCGGGTCGCGTGCTGCCGGGCAACAAGCTGAAGATCGTCAACGATCAGGGTGAGGCACTGGATCCGAATGAAGTTGGCGAAGTGTGTTTCCATGCGTGCCAGTACTGGGACGGTTACTACAAGAATCCCGAGGAGTCGCGAATTGTGCGTGACAAGGAGGGCTGGTTCCATACCGGCGACACCGGCTACGTGGACAGCGATGGCTTCCTGTTTATATCCGGCCGCAAAAAGGACATGCTCAAGTTCCAGAACATCATGTACTACCCCAGCGAAATTGAGGATGTCATCACCAACATGCCCGGCGTCGCCGAGGTCTGTGTCTTTGGCGTATACAGCGATACCAATATGTACGATGCGGCCGCCTCGGTTGTGCCCAAGCGTGGTGCTCAAATAACTGCCGAGGATGTGATCAAGTATGTGCAGGATAATGTGGAGGCCAATTATCTGCAGTTACATGGCGGTTGCCTTATTGTCACCGATATCAAGCGCAGTCCCAATGGCAAAACGAATCGAGAGGCCACCAAGGTGCACTTCCTGCAGCAGCTGAATAAGAgtaaataa